The following nucleotide sequence is from Pseudomonas sp. RC10.
AAGAACAGGCCAAGGCGTTTTACGTCGACTTTCTCGGCTTTCAGATTGAATGGGAGCATCGCTTCGAAGACGACCTCCCGCTGTATGCCCAAATCCGTCGAGGCGATCTGGTGATTCACCTGACCGGCCACCATGGCGACGCCACGCCGGGTTCGACGGTCTTCGTGCCGGTGAACGACATAGACAGCCTTCACGCCGAACTCAACGCCAAACGCTACAAACACGCCCGACCAGGCATTCAGGAACAAGGCTGGGGCAAAGTGATGGAAATCGCCGACCCGTTTGGCAATCGCTTGCGATTTTGCGAGTTGAGCGAAGACTGACGCCTTCCACCGTCGCAGCCCGGTTGCTTCAGGCCGGGCGCATCGACCGATACACCAGGCTCGGCGCCTGCCCCGGGACGTCGTCGAGGGTA
It contains:
- a CDS encoding glyoxalase superfamily protein; its protein translation is MQISGAIPLLRIFSEEQAKAFYVDFLGFQIEWEHRFEDDLPLYAQIRRGDLVIHLTGHHGDATPGSTVFVPVNDIDSLHAELNAKRYKHARPGIQEQGWGKVMEIADPFGNRLRFCELSED